The Sesamum indicum cultivar Zhongzhi No. 13 linkage group LG6, S_indicum_v1.0, whole genome shotgun sequence genomic interval GttctaaaatataagaaaatgggGGAGGACTTTGTTCGTAATTCTGGCCTACCATTTACAATCATCAGGTCTGATATCCATTTCCGCTCCTAATGGACTTTCCTTTGAAAATTACTATGCCGTACCTTCTTAGACAGTTTTCACTTATAATTTGCTTTTCTTATGCCAGACCCGGTAGATTAACAGATGGACCCTATACATCTTATGATCTTAATACTCTCCTCCAGGCTACCGCTGGAGAACGCCGTGCTGTGCTTATAGGTCAAGGTACTTTAgattttatattgttattgtCTGAGTTTCTCTTCCACACGGAGCTAACTGAAGAATCAGATTGCAAAGCAATTCAGGTAGCTTTTACGGCAAATCAGAAAACTATGCTGTCACTAATTCCATCAATGTCTCATGACTCATGCCAATGATGAATATTGGCATGCTATATTCTCTGTTGCAAGCAGTGAAGTACATTTCATGCATTTGACATCACattctttgattttattgtttctctGTTCAGTTCTATACGTGTTCCAACATGCATGCTATATGTTGTTTATCCCTGCTAGAGCAATAACTTATGATCAAAATGCTTCACTTCTTCACCAATCAATGTTGCATGTGGTTCGCAGGCGATAAACTTGTTGGAGAGGTTAGTAGGCTTGTGGTGGCAGAAGCATGCATACAGGCACTGGACATAGATTTCACCGAAGGCCAAATTTATGAAATCAACTCAGTCAAGGTAATTTTCTTAACATCATATACACCAAAACACTCGAAAGCCTGCTGATTTTCTGCAAGTTTTACATCTCTAAAATCATAACCCTGTCATTGCATGGACATTATTTCTTCCCAGAAAATAGTCACTTCCAACATGGGAAGCTTCACAGTAAAAATTCTGAACTCTTCGATCTGGAAACCTCTCTTTTCAATAGCCCATAGAACCATGCACTTTAATGTCCATGTTTCTGgtttttcttgcattttcaGCTGACTACATCGTTTCCAAACAGTATGAATCATGCCACGTCATCAGTATCACCTATATTATTTTAACGTCACAAACTTTCTCAAATCCCATCCATATAACAAAAATCATATGATACagcaaaaattttgatttttcccAAAAccattatttgaaattaatgcaGGGGGAAGGACCAGGAAGCGATCCGCAGAAATGGCAAGAACTATTCAGAGCTGCCCAGAAACCACTCCCTCTGTAATTTCACTCGATGGACATAATATATACTTACCTGACATAAAGTCAAAGGTTAGCTTCAAAGAATTAACAGTAAAGGgcttgtacatatatattttattacattaaaacATAAAGAACATTATCTTTCTCTGTATTCTATCGGCTTGAATTGAATTTCCTTTTACAAGTTGAATACTTACCAGTGTGTATCTAGAACTTGTCAACTTTGCTACGCATTATTCTATTTATCTTTAAGGTCTATTGTTGTCAACTTTGATATGCTAATTTAAAACCTACTTTGGTATGACATACTACattcaataaattatgaaGTCACATTAAACGTTTGAATAGGTTATTCTGAATTGGAGGTTGAGATTtgcattattaaatatatgaagtCGTGTTTTCACACCATACTTTAATATCTCTCGGCACTGGTGAAGTAATTGCTGCGTTTATCAAGGTGAGATATTGTGATCGTCGGTGATATATGTGATCTGCCTACAAATCTGGAGCACATGATGCCTTTGCTGGTTGCATAAATCCATTGatgtttattatataaatttcttatggtttgaaaaattacgcaTAATATCTGAAGTTTTTTTTCgtccaacaaataaatttatttattagtaaaaacttataaaatttgctgaaattcacaaaaaaagttgaatcaaaattcatatttgccTACAATTGGCTTGCTACATGTATATTGctggttaaatacatttttttctgattaaattatttttataaagttgaaaacGTATCTATTCATATGTATTATCACGTGAAGAAGTATAAAAGTAGTTTTGTCAAAACAAGAATTTtgacttacaataaatttgttataagTCAATTATGGATAGATATGAACTATTATTCAACTTTCCCTCCTCTTAATATTAGaatatttcatgaattttttattaataaatgaatttatttattgaacgaaaacaaacattaggAATATTGTAcgtaactttttaaaatatatgaactataggtgtaattatttcaaatttttaggaGCAACCTGattaattatccctttattttaaaacaattaattattattaaattttttttgtaagaacTACTTTAAAATTACTACTCTGTCTTGATAACacctcttttatttataatagcaCTAACTGTTGTagcaattttttatactttaagatatattacaaataagaataaaatatattaattagacaattaaattaatataaaatgtaaaaaattatataaattaattattttatcactttttgatatatatcacaaaaaaattggtgtagCAATGCCAAAACCGCCGCTTCGTTTCTATATCAtctctttttgtaaaaaagattttttttaatttaatttttgataagtctatgattgtttatttttatttaaattttatataattaatcttgtaaaactatttaatttttatgcaacaaatttacatattttttttagatgaaCTAATCAgcaacataatttaaattattttgtatatttagtAACACTTTGCTATCATTGATCATTatcatatcaaaatttatatattatcaattgtttatgtttatattataaactttgaattatattttaaatttatttaaaaaatataattcaccCATTCCTAAACACGAGATActaaaaaaatcacaataaattGAAAGGGACAGTTGCTTTAAATGtacacattatttaaataaataagtacatCTTCTTCTgtatacttaaatatatagatatagatatagatatagacTACACCAAAATCGCGTGCggatcataataatataataataatcgTGCTTTTCAAAACTTCAATTCCATTTAACTCAATAATTTGATTACCTCAATGTCAACTCCGATcttattttttccttctatttaaataaataaaataaataatgatattcTCCAACAAAACTGTTCTTCAtactatgtgtgtgtgtgtatatacacacacacatacggACGGATTTCTCAGTTCTGCGCGCGAATGatttttgagagagagaatagGAGTTACAGCGAGAAGGAagaaatacacacacatatatacatatatatatagacacagatatatatatatatattatatatattatatagatatggCATCTGCAGTTTGCATGGCGGTTGGGTTTGTGAAGGCAAGTAGTACTGCAGAAATTAGGAAACAGATTGGAGATCATCATCGTGATGTGGAGAGAGTTAATGTAAGTAGGGTGTCGGCGGAAGAAATTGCACGGAATCGGAGTGTTTTGATAGTAGGTGGAACCGGCGTGGCCGGCAGCAACACCGCCGTTGCACTCAACAAACTCTGCCCTCACCTTCGCGTTGTCGTCGGAGGCCGTAACAggtaattcaaatatatttcatgTCTAATGACTTTCCGATCCATACCTCTACaacaatttgttttttctgcTAATTAAATACTGCTTCTGTAGCTAATCTAATTGAGCATGAAATGGCCATTAATGAATAAGTCAACCGTAttcattgattttaattaatatggatGGTATATGGATATGCACTACTTTATTCAAAAAGCGACTCTTGAGATTCTCTTTGATCTGATAATTAACAACtttaaccaaaaatattttatctgtgttttatatatgttagaaATGTACTTTAAGTGTATAAATATTAGCTTTGATCATATATACTCGGCAGTgtgcaaaatttaatataatatttggttttatttttgggtaattctccaaatacattaaatgattgtcagtttttttttacatcttatttgtgtatttttttatttttaaactttttatgaataatatatacagGATTAAAAGCATTTTACCCCTGTGTTGTTCTTAATATTCCAAGAAACCCaatgtgataaaaaatatagcaacaAATCCTcctatgataaaataaatgtgaCAAAGAACCCCTTTAGAGCTGGATTTGTTATACACACACCCAATATGtgtggattttttatttttagcatATAAAATGACAGAATAATCCTTATTTATTAATCGTTGGATATATTTGACATAAAGCTATAGCctatatttaaagaatataaatcaatggtccaaatttgtcaaattaatCAACAGTTCAGATTTAACCtaacatttatattttctttgacgAGAAATGGAGGtccaaatttaactatttatttatacaattacATGTTTTATTATACAACtacatgttttatatatatagacatgtgtttatatatacgtatatatatattccaatgGTCTTGGGGGAAGACGGCGGCAAGCGGTGGCGGGAGCTGAGGGAGGGGGGACGTGGCGGGAAGGGAGCGATGGGGGAAGATGAGGGAGAAGATGGGAGTGCGAGGAAGTGAGAGAAGATGGCGGGAGGGGTGGCGGTTGATTTTACCAGAGATTGGGGCCAAGGAGGAAGGGGGAGATAGGTTTGGGGCTAAGGAAGAAGAAGGGAGGGAGGGGGTGCCTGGCTGACGGGGGAAATTTGGGGGTGGGAGgggttttattatattttacattttaaatttaattttaaaataaatcttaatttattttgtgatatttacttattatatacacacgtatatatataaatataacataaaaaaaatatcatttgacaattaatttatttcaaattatctttaaaaacaaattaaaatatacattttatatctaaggtatttatttatctctatttatCTCACTCCATCtctaaaatacaaaacaagacactcaaaaaataaaacataaatacagaaaatattttcttaaacttTTATGCTAGCCATAAAAAGACCTGATTGACATTGTAGGAAACGTTATGCTGTGCATAAGCCATTGTCCAGAAAGTGAAACTTTGATCCCACAGAGGTGCAATAGCAATAATCATTCGCTCGCCAAGATCAACACCGTTGCGCCCTCAAACACGTCTACTCGTATAGAGAGTTTGAAATAACGAACTCAAAATATCACCCAGAggtaaataagaaaacaacaaaggaAGTGATGGAGGAGGAGCTCGTTTTTTGGTGTAAAATGAAGTGAGAACCGAGGCCTATTTATAGACGCAAAAAGACTCAAATTGTTGAGAGTTTCATGCAAATGGACTCTCTTATTGCATAATCAAACCTGATGCACAACAGATAGGAGAGGCAGATATTCGTCCAACTCTAAGACTCGGTCAGTTGTTTGAAGGTTCAAAAGTAAAAGAGTATAGGAAATCAGTGCAATTTCTCCCAGAAAAGGTCAGTTGTTTGaaggttaaaaaataaaagggtgtaggaattcaatataatttctcCCAAGAAACTCCATAGCCTTGCGGCCCAGCCCAGCCCCGTCCGGACCGGGACAATCGGGCTTGGCGCATGTGGCTTTTCTTCGAAAAAGCCACCTACCTACACTTCTCGTTCCAAAGGTAACAAGGTGGCTTAATATGTACAAGTTGAAAGTTGTTTAAGAAAGATATATGAGACAACAAAAAGAGGGCTATTTTAGTTAGTCATTCCCATCCGATATTATGTTTAGCCtgtaacttattttaatttgttggacattttctttatttcaccTTATTTCACCTTAGTCATTCCCACAAATTTGTGTACTGTGACAGGCAGAAGGGTGATAAAGTTGTGGCAACCTTGGGTGAGAATTCAGAGTTTTCTCAAGTTGACATTGGAGATGTCAGATCTTTAAAAGCAGCAATGAAAGGTTTGCCATTTCTTCTGATTAccttaaaatttgaagtgaaTATGTTCTCGAGCTCTTTATGCTCTATGTCCATCAGTTGTTATGGCAAAAGAGCTGGTGTTTGTACTCATGAGGTCGACTGTTGCATGAATCTATCATGAGTTAACAGAAACAATTTGCAGATGTGGACCTTGTTGTTAATGCAGCCGGTCCATTCGACTATATGGAGTGCAATGTGTTGGAAGCTGCAATCCAGTCCAAGGTAAGGACGAGCTCTTGTGCATGGTTGCTGTTTAGCTTCTTAGTTTTTGAGTTATCCATCAGAgccaatatttaatatattttggtagCAGTCTTCTATTTGAAAACTTACCATCCTTACATCTATCAGACAGCATATATTGACGTGAGTGACAGTAAAAGATTTGCGCAACGTGCAAAAACCTACAAGAACAAGGCAATGGCTGCAGGTGTTCCGGCCATTACAACTTGTGGAATCAACCCCGGAGTTAGCAATTGTAATGTCTCTTCATATAACATGGACAGACTTAAATGAGTGAAAGTTGAGATAAAGATTTGTTATCTGGTTTAGTAGGATACAGTCTCCATTTGAGTTCAATTTTTCTGCATGATCTTTGGTTCTGGCTTCACTTTACAGGATTTGAAGTTTCTGTTGGTATTGTTCTGTTTTGGTTTAGAAACTTCAACACATTTCTGATGAATTTCCAGGCCAAACTTTCTTAGGACAATGAAGGCATCAATTATGTATTCCTATAATAGTTTCTTTGAATCTTTAATTTACATGTTCTCTTCCTTTCTTCTGACAGTGATGGCAGCCGTGCTCGTCCACAATGCACAAAGGGAAAGCAGAGGTCAACTTGAGAGCCTAAGGTGGTTATTTATCCAAAACTTTACCATGTCAAAAGCGTCAAATAGTGGCTACTTCTAATTTATGCATCCGGATTGAGTTGAAGCTCTCAAGAGAGTGCATAAATGTTTAGGCTTTAACCATATTGGGATGATTCTTCTATTTCTTGCTTTTGTCCTTGAATACAGCCTTTTCTTGATCTTGATTGAAGTCACCTTGTAGCTTAAATCTTCTAAAATCCCAACATTTCAACATTTGCGAGTCAGAACACATTATTAAGATAGCCGAGCCCTTGTACATAGAAAAGTCAGAGAAAAATAGTGGAAGATCAAGATACAGGAAAAGAATATGTATATGAAGGGGCAAAGCGACTACTGCAAAAGACAACacctcattttcattttcttccttgtcctatcttttgcattttcttaCTTGCTGATATCATTCCCTAGATTCAACTATTACACTTGTGGAAGTGGCGGCACTGGCAGGGGAGTACTGGCCAcaagcttttttcttttgggagACGAAGCAGTTACGTACCATAAAGGTCAGCTGCTATGACTACAAATAACTGTTTGGAAGAAATGCATACATTGTGCTATTGCCGTTTGTTATGTTGAAAAACAGATCCTTGTTTAATACAAACAAACAACTTTGGGGTTGAGGGAAGGGAGTTGAATTTATGAGTGGGACACTTATCCTAGCCAGCGGTAGTAATGTTTGTGTATCGAAACCAGAAGAGAGTCGGGGAAATGCTTTCATTTTTACTGGCTCATTTTACTTCAATCCACTAACTTCTCCGTCTTCTGTTGTGTTTTTGACTGAAACATTGGATTTTTTCAGGAGAAAAAGTGAAGTTCAGTCCTTACAGCAGTATGCTCAACATCGACTTTGGAGAAGGCATTGGCAAGCAAGACGCTTTTCTTTTGTATGTCGTTTTAATGAATCGCTTCAAAAGCACGTAAATTATAGTAGAAAGTTCAGTGAAtggcatttataatttattcattcgCACCTCTTTGAACAAAAATATGCCTCTTAAAGTATATTTTAGAATGGCCAAGACAATCTTAATCAAGTTGGAGTGGTACTATTTTCTTCTAATCCTTACCACTACCTGTTTTTCTAGGTTTTTAAGTATCATGAAGTTAAAGCACTGAACAGAAAGGTGCTTGCTTCAGTTAAAGAAATGTGTTTATATATTCCTTGTTTTCGCTTCCACCACTGGCTGACCAAAGTATTATACGTGCAATCTAGATAAACGTTTACATGGTTTCTCCAACCTTCAGTCTTCATTGGATTCATGTCATAGCCATTATATCTCATAGTATCTTCTGATGATAGGAATTTGCCTGAGGTGGAAAGTGCGCATGAGGTTCTACAAGTACCAACTGTCAGTGGTCGGTTTGGAACTGGACCATTCTTCTGGAACTGGACGCTTTCAGCTATAACTCGTCTCGTTCCGACTGTATGCCAACTATGACCATGACAATGCTTAAATCTATCAAAAATAACAAGTTGCTGTTCATTTACCTAGTTCTTTCCGATATGCTgataatgttttttattttaatcccaATTTGAAGAATTTTCTTAGGGACCAAAGAATCGTTCAGATGTTAGTGCAGTTTTCTTATCCACTTATTCGTGCAGTAGATGTGATAACTGGTGAGATCATGTCAATAAAGGTAAGTTGGTAACTTAGTGCATCTCCTGTTACTAAGAAATTCCACAAAGGACTAGGGAgagaattttcttctttgggTAACATTTTGATCTGTTTGACAGACGTTTGCCCCTCATTGTCTTCTCAACAGGTTGATTTGGAGTGTTCCGATGGATATAATACAACAGCTATTTTCAGCCACAAAAGACTATCAGAGTAAATTCCCATTTCACATTCTTAGGCTATTCTCTGATGATGAAATCATAAATCACCTTGAACATAGTGATTTTATGTGATCCCAAGATGATTGCTGCTATGTCCACACCTGTTCAAGTTTCTCCTATTAGGATAGAAAAATCGAACGCGTACAATAGATGGAGACCATCAACTATACAGAGCTAAGGcattacaaaatagtataaTCTTATAGAATGCGTACCAAAAACTTTGTCCTGCGTCAATAAAGTGTGTGCCAAATTAAAGTTGGTAACATGAGTGTTGAGTCAGATTGCAACATTGGATATTGTATAGATGCACTCCAGCAAAAAATGTGACTGTCCAAGTCTCGACTGgctttgttttcttattcTGATTCGTACACTTAACTTTAGCAATGCGAATTCATTGTTTAGAGCTGCCGGAGTTGCGACAGCTGCATTCGCACTTGCTGTTCTTGAGGGAAGCACAAAGCCGGGAGTTTGGTATCCTGAAGAGGTATGTATAGTATAGGAGTAATCCACTTGGTCGAATATATGATTGGTTTCGCCCATTTGCTGATTCCGGCTATCCTTACAGCCGGAAGGAATTTCCATTGAGGCTAGGGAAACTCTTCTCAGACGTGTAGCAGACGGAGCAATCAATTCCGTTATAACCAAGTATGTTACTAGTACTTTATGTTCTTCTCATTGTGTTTATGTATGATTTGAGAACTAAATCAGGTTGTTTCCTCCTACAGGTCATTTTGCAGAAGGAAGTAGACTCAAGTTAGGAATAAATGAGATATGCTGattcagaaaattcaaattctttcatGATCTAATATTCTGCATGCTTCCTAATTTCAAAGTACTTCAAATACTTATTTAACATGTAAACAATGCACAAACTCAGCTGAGTACAAAAAGTAttcaatataaacaattaagTCTTATGCCCGagcaaaattttttttagtcccataattttttttttggtaccacaattaTGGCAGGTGGagcttttagtctcataaaactcaaaattaagtctttttagtcccaaaaacaCAACGCACGTGGCTTtctgggactaaaaatacgtgattatgagttttatgaaactaaaaatgacACCTGCCAtaattgtggtaccaaaataatttattccctTGTTTTATgagattgaaaaaatattttgccctCTTATGCCCTAGCTGCTACTTAAATTACCACTGCAAGATCAAATTATGTTccaataaatagcaatttacttccctattatattataaatgagcaaattactcgcctatgacaaaaaattgacaatttaccccctttatatatttcttaaaataaagcaaaattgctttattttagaaaatataagaagatgaattgctgtattttaaaaaatacagaaaggaAAATTGTTTGCAAATTATATTGTTTGGGATGATATAATGACTTTTCTAGTTTTGAAATTCTCTGAAGTGTCAGtacttcctttttctttgtatcTGCAACTTGTTGGTTCAGTAGTTAGTATGGCAAGTAATGAAGCGTTTAGGGGTTCTCTATGCATTCATGTAAGatcttagaaaaattaaaaggaaactTCGTTTATGCTATATTCATGTTCTTGAAATTCAGTTTGATCCtggaatatttttcatgtttgattttcttttgaggTCTCATTCATGTTATTAGGaaggcaaaattgcatttttcatcaTATGGGATAGGAGGTGTTGTATATATAGCCTTCAGCTTTACAGGCTAAGCGTATTTAGTCGTACACTTTCAAAAATCATGCATTTCTAGTTTCTTTTAGTAACTCCACTAAAAAGCCAACGGTTGAcgttagtttttatttttttttaattttcttttattttgaacaaaattgcacttttagttACATGTGATAAGGGGGTCTTCGTTTGTAATCCCAAGCTTTACACTCGTCATATTCagtctcaaaataaaataaaataaaataaaacttatgcaatttttttcctctttcaaATATTCcgttaaaaattatcaaaagaaacGTGTTTGGCACATGTTTATCAATTCACTGCAATTGAGGGGAAAACATTCATGTGTCACATGCAGTAGTGGGAGCCAAATTTACTTAATCTTTCTGGTAATATTGAACCAAAAAGCTTTGCCgaggaaaaaatgaaaaaagaagagaagaagcaaataaaattgaaataccTCCAGAGAACCATAAGTTGCAATTAAACAATAGTTTAACGTAAATATTTTTGGGTCAAAAGGGAAGTTCTAATAGTAGATTTTGATGATATTCAATTAACttccaattattaattaatatatatagttaatcgactaaatatataatagtaatatattaataattaatttaatgactTGATTAATACTAGAATtctattcaaatattaatacaattccaactaaaataaatagattaaattatgataaaatatagtttaatttattggcCAACCAGACAGAATAGTCTAAACCTAAAAATTCAACCCACTCAATTTGaacgaattttttatttgtcatttaactttttgttattccaaatatatttattatagcgaaataccttaaaaataaaatcctgTTAGTTTTTTAATGGAGTTActgaaaaatgactaaaatgtaTGATCTTTTGAATTGTAGGACTAAATATACTTAGCCTGTAAAGGTTGGGACTATATGTGCAACCCCCTATTATATGGGATTAAAAAAGCAATGTCGCCTATTgggaaattataaatatatcacaaaaaattagtttcaGAATGGAAAATGGGAATGTGCGTTCAAATTGTGATTGTAGTGTGCTTCTAGCTTACAGTAACAAGTATCTTTTATGTGGAGTAGAGCTTTGAGTGTGTGTTGGGAATCTCTTTTATCATTTTACGAGAACATGTTGAGATGCTAAGTTTAGTTGCCCAAAACGTGGGAGCAGATTGGAATGGACCCGAGCTTTTGTTAGCGGGAGGAAGAGAAGATTTTTAATAAGAAAGGAGGGTAGCATGAGCAATTTGGGGCAAAAACTTGTTCCTCTTTCACCACATTTACACGAAAATTTGAAGGTTTCGAGTTCCATATCAAGTGTTTgctttttgttggaaaaaaaaaatttagttcaaatagaaataacgttttgaaatattacaatcgaatttagaaatcaaaagcagtaaataatataaagcaaTTAAAAACGCTATTTATgagaagaaatttaaatcgaaaacttacaacgagaattgtatTATAACAATTCTCGGTTCAATTGAAATCGTTAATATAACGAATCACAGAATTACTGCTTgcattgaagaaaatatacgcccCGTATCAGTAGTGCAATGGGTTCAACGTAATTTCTCACAGGATGGTTACAATTGTTTCGATTTTAGcattatatcaaaaaattccCAACACTCTTTTAGTGAAGGAGTACTCCTACTTCTGAGCCTTGCTTTTTGGGTCGCCAATTTTCTGGTCAATGTTGGGTATGTGGCTCTTGGAAGCACAGACAAACAGCTTACATGTGCAAGAGAATGAAGGAAGATTTTTGTCTTCAAATGAAGATGTTAAGATTGGACAAGGACGCATGGCGACATACTTTTCTACTATAAAAAAGTGAAAGGATTTGCAACCAATTCATGTTTTCTCATATTCTTAAAACATGAATTGGTTGCAAATCCTTTCACTTTTTTATAGTAGAAAAGTATGTCGCCATGCGTCCTTGTCCAATCTTAATATCTTCATTTGAAGACAACATGAAGGCATACCTCCAACTGAAGAATTCACACTCATGTTTTCGCATTAGTAAGGCAGATGCAAGCACTGAGCTTCAGAAGATATGGCATTAATGTACGTAAGTCTATTCTTGCATTTTAACTTTGTAGACTGGGAAGGTCTCGTGTCAATTCTTCAGTTGGAGGTATGCCTTCTCTGTGGAAAGAGTTCAAATATTCATTCCCAATTGATCTAAGTCAACTGCTACGACATCTTGACAAGATGCCAGTTCAACTCATCACcaacataatttatattattttgtatactTTGCTATCATTGATCATTatcatatcaaaatttatatattatcaattatttatgtttatattataaactttgaattatattttaaatttgtttaaaaaacatataattcaCCCATCCCTAAACACGAGATACTTAAAATATCACAAGAAATTGAAAGGGACAGTTGCTTTAAATGTCCACATTCttcacactctctctctctctctatatatatatatagactacTCCAAAATCGTATGCggatcataataaaataataataatcgtGCTTCTCAAAACTTCAATTCCATTTAACTCAATAATCTGATTACC includes:
- the LOC105163698 gene encoding uncharacterized protein LOC105163698, which gives rise to MASAVCMAVGFVKASSTAEIRKQIGDHHRDVERVNVSRVSAEEIARNRSVLIVGGTGVAGSNTAVALNKLCPHLRVVVGGRNRQKGDKVVATLGENSEFSQVDIGDVRSLKAAMKDVDLVVNAAGPFDYMECNVLEAAIQSKTAYIDVSDSKRFAQRAKTYKNKAMAAGVPAITTCGINPGVSNLMAAVLVHNAQRESRGQLESLRFNYYTCGSGGTGRGVLATSFFLLGDEAVTYHKGEKVKFSPYSSMLNIDFGEGIGKQDAFLLNLPEVESAHEVLQVPTVSGRFGTGPFFWNWTLSAITRLVPTNFLRDQRIVQMLVQFSYPLIRAVDVITGEIMSIKVDLECSDGYNTTAIFSHKRLSEAAGVATAAFALAVLEGSTKPGVWYPEEPEGISIEARETLLRRVADGAINSVITKSFCRRK